Proteins from a single region of Pyxidicoccus trucidator:
- a CDS encoding S8 family peptidase: MAEVLEGQGTGLFYYADGKKVPLAVSPEYVAVRATGDVKASRALTRLTESISTRAGRGRVMEVPEYQLVVVEVPGGATRGASAELEQVRALLEESEEVSPGPTVYKTPSSARREAIIPAGEVLVKFKSDTAPEARRKALERQGVEVKKTDYPEPGAYLLATRPGQETVELANRLYESGLFEYSQPNFVRLMPRVAVADVTGAGATVPENGKAFGSMMQNLEGLQPLTQVRGRPTGAPVGPMVTPTDPSLSSQWGLQKIRALEAFDISMGSSGISIAIIDEGVNVAHEDLACKLPGYDAVTQTDNQEPQPGDGHGTSCAGIAAARANNGRGGVGVAPNCLVLPIRIARGLPNGDWFTTDAMIADGIRKAVGRGADVLSNSWGGGSPSSVITSAFKFAQTNGRGGRGCPIAIATGNEDLRTVGYPASLSPTIPGLLAVGASNQWDQRKSRSSRDGETWWGSNFGPEVDVVAPGVKIFATDITGAAGYGSGNYVPDFNGTSSATPHVAGLMGLILSVDPDLRSWEVEDIIKLSADELGTAGRDEEFGFGRINCRRALEASSRLWFTVQPTPVFLGTGKECFIRVNFRVFNPGINSVRLDELALVSHGPDNAELDRFQFKATPSGTLAPRSGHELLFNNLLLRAHGNASSWSYRWSLGWSYTFWRPSAPLFARGGIAPDLSESNSRKVPLTMAGQGSGEMPRASRGHVQHGRAETQEGTRQSAVSREEPVSTETGDTVTIDRHSKSITIVIR; this comes from the coding sequence ATGGCGGAAGTACTCGAAGGGCAGGGGACCGGGCTGTTCTATTACGCGGACGGGAAGAAGGTGCCGCTCGCGGTCTCTCCGGAGTACGTGGCCGTGCGCGCAACGGGGGACGTGAAGGCCTCCCGAGCGCTCACCCGGCTCACGGAGTCCATCTCCACCCGCGCGGGGCGGGGACGGGTGATGGAGGTGCCGGAGTACCAGCTCGTGGTGGTGGAGGTGCCGGGCGGCGCTACCCGGGGCGCGTCCGCGGAGCTGGAGCAGGTGCGTGCCCTGCTGGAGGAGTCCGAGGAGGTGTCGCCAGGCCCCACCGTCTACAAGACGCCGAGCTCCGCGCGCCGGGAGGCCATCATCCCCGCCGGGGAAGTCCTCGTGAAGTTCAAGTCCGACACGGCGCCCGAGGCCCGACGCAAGGCGCTGGAGCGGCAGGGCGTGGAGGTGAAGAAGACGGACTACCCGGAGCCCGGCGCCTACCTGCTCGCCACGCGTCCCGGCCAGGAGACCGTCGAACTCGCCAACCGCCTCTATGAGTCCGGCCTGTTCGAGTATTCGCAGCCGAACTTCGTGCGCCTCATGCCCCGTGTCGCCGTCGCGGACGTGACGGGCGCGGGGGCCACGGTGCCGGAGAACGGGAAGGCCTTCGGGTCGATGATGCAGAACCTGGAGGGGCTCCAGCCGCTGACGCAGGTGCGCGGCAGGCCCACCGGCGCGCCAGTGGGGCCCATGGTGACGCCCACCGACCCGAGCCTCAGCTCCCAGTGGGGGCTGCAGAAGATTCGTGCCCTGGAGGCGTTCGACATCTCCATGGGCAGCTCTGGCATCTCCATCGCCATCATCGACGAGGGAGTCAACGTCGCCCACGAGGACCTGGCCTGCAAGCTGCCGGGCTACGACGCCGTCACGCAGACGGACAACCAGGAGCCGCAGCCAGGGGACGGGCACGGCACCTCGTGCGCCGGAATCGCCGCGGCCCGGGCCAACAACGGCCGCGGCGGCGTGGGCGTGGCGCCCAACTGCCTCGTGCTGCCCATCCGCATCGCCCGGGGGCTGCCCAACGGAGACTGGTTCACCACGGACGCGATGATTGCCGACGGCATCCGCAAGGCGGTGGGCCGGGGCGCGGACGTGCTCTCCAACTCGTGGGGCGGTGGCTCGCCCAGCTCGGTCATCACCTCCGCATTCAAGTTCGCGCAGACGAACGGGCGCGGTGGCAGGGGCTGCCCCATCGCCATCGCCACGGGCAATGAGGACCTGCGGACCGTGGGCTACCCGGCCAGCCTTTCGCCCACCATCCCCGGACTGCTGGCGGTGGGCGCCTCCAACCAGTGGGACCAGCGCAAGAGCCGCTCCAGCCGCGACGGCGAGACGTGGTGGGGCTCCAACTTCGGGCCGGAAGTGGATGTCGTGGCGCCGGGTGTGAAGATCTTCGCCACCGACATCACGGGCGCGGCGGGCTACGGGTCCGGCAACTACGTGCCGGACTTCAACGGCACCTCGTCCGCAACGCCGCACGTGGCCGGGTTGATGGGACTCATCCTCTCGGTGGACCCGGACCTGCGCTCCTGGGAGGTGGAGGACATCATCAAGCTCTCCGCGGATGAGCTGGGCACCGCGGGCCGGGACGAGGAGTTCGGCTTCGGACGCATCAACTGCCGCCGGGCCCTGGAGGCCTCCTCCCGCCTCTGGTTCACCGTGCAGCCGACTCCCGTGTTCCTGGGTACGGGCAAGGAGTGCTTCATCCGCGTCAACTTCCGCGTCTTCAATCCCGGCATCAACTCGGTGCGGCTGGACGAGCTGGCCCTCGTGTCGCACGGGCCGGACAACGCGGAGCTCGACCGCTTCCAGTTCAAGGCCACGCCGAGCGGAACCCTGGCCCCGCGCTCGGGGCATGAGCTGCTCTTCAACAACCTCCTGCTGCGGGCGCACGGCAACGCGTCGTCCTGGAGCTACCGCTGGAGCCTCGGCTGGAGCTACACGTTCTGGCGTCCCAGCGCCCCGCTCTTCGCGCGGGGCGGCATCGCGCCGGACCTCTCGGAGTCCAACAGCCGCAAGGTGCCGCTGACCATGGCGGGCCAGGGCTCCGGGGAGATGCCGCGCGCCAGCCGGGGCCACGTCCAGCACGGAAGGGCCGAGACCCAGGAGGGGACCCGCCAGAGCGCCGTGAGCCGCGAGGAGCCCGTGAGCACCGAGACGGGTGACACGGTGACCATCGACCGGCACTCGAAGAGCATCACCATCGTCATCCGCTGA
- a CDS encoding mucoidy inhibitor MuiA family protein has product MLLLGLGLAAASLLHATAEAPITAVTVYSDRARVVRTATLNVSGTQRVELPRLPDLVDPDSIRVEAQGAEVSSVDVRPASAPPFPQEEAKKLLESLDRMDEAIVRVEAERAAFALQLAALRKVQPVTPDPITDPATGARNASVSPATWTASAAFLVDTAAKLEARMLELEDRILSLKDERSRKLAEAARLGELPQKPGIEVAVSLSGTGPTKVQLSYFIPERVRWYPRYELQLQPAQQRVQVAFSGLVSQDTGEDWEGAKLTLSTALPSTATALPRLATWKIGTTERFIPEPRRRVESARPPPPLPTREPEPDVEFELRKLLLARAGRPAPTRPSLALEVVASKPAPQRNTPSSPQSSQPYSQPSQPAPTQSGAVGERNSTILGTIIDAQSRQPAPDVVVTATSPSLEGEQTVVTDEGGGYRIAFLPPGSYTLRFEKEQFKPYARSDVQLRSNRTIRVNVELLPESLGEVVEIVGAAPTIDVGSTTTGVSISAGGARRGGYSAPVEPVEPVINNYVGLSPPPGWQAPRLAAELPASLAGGYDLAFTAPRLETVRSGQSERTVPLLIETWPVQVERHVFPALATDAFLVAQLKSPSRGVLPGGEASLFVGADPAGSATLKLVVPNEPFTLPLGVDPAVRTARNVRILQSKDGFISKDDINTYEVTLEVPNPYSFPMQVRVVDQWPLSRDGKVEVKLVRTEPAARQDEKTGELQWDLVVPPASKKTVTFEYSLRRPQNWRLTQSP; this is encoded by the coding sequence ATGCTCCTCCTCGGACTCGGATTGGCGGCGGCGAGCCTGCTCCACGCCACCGCTGAAGCGCCCATCACCGCTGTCACCGTCTACAGCGACAGGGCCCGCGTGGTGCGGACCGCCACCCTCAACGTCTCTGGCACGCAGCGCGTCGAGCTGCCCCGGCTGCCGGACCTCGTGGACCCCGACTCCATCCGCGTCGAGGCCCAGGGCGCCGAGGTCTCCTCCGTGGACGTGCGCCCCGCCAGCGCTCCGCCCTTCCCCCAGGAGGAGGCGAAGAAGCTGCTCGAATCGCTGGACCGGATGGATGAAGCCATCGTCCGCGTGGAAGCCGAGCGCGCGGCCTTCGCCCTCCAGCTCGCCGCGCTTCGCAAGGTGCAGCCGGTGACACCGGACCCCATCACCGACCCCGCCACGGGCGCGCGGAACGCCTCCGTGTCCCCCGCCACGTGGACCGCCTCCGCCGCCTTCCTCGTCGACACCGCCGCGAAGCTGGAGGCGCGCATGCTCGAGCTGGAGGACCGCATCCTCTCACTGAAGGACGAGCGCTCGCGGAAGCTCGCGGAGGCGGCCCGGCTCGGCGAGCTGCCCCAGAAGCCCGGCATCGAGGTGGCCGTCTCCCTCTCCGGCACCGGGCCCACGAAGGTGCAGCTGTCGTATTTCATCCCCGAGCGTGTCCGCTGGTACCCGCGCTACGAGCTCCAGCTCCAGCCGGCGCAGCAGCGCGTGCAGGTGGCCTTCTCCGGCCTCGTCAGTCAGGACACGGGAGAGGACTGGGAGGGCGCGAAGCTCACGCTCAGCACCGCCCTGCCCTCCACGGCCACGGCGCTGCCCAGGCTGGCCACGTGGAAGATTGGCACCACCGAGCGCTTCATCCCCGAGCCGCGGCGGCGCGTGGAGTCCGCCAGGCCGCCCCCGCCCCTTCCCACGCGCGAGCCCGAGCCGGACGTGGAGTTCGAGCTGCGCAAGCTGCTCCTGGCCCGCGCTGGCAGGCCCGCTCCGACACGGCCTTCCCTGGCTTTGGAGGTGGTGGCCTCCAAGCCGGCTCCCCAGCGGAACACGCCTTCGTCGCCGCAATCTTCGCAGCCGTACTCGCAGCCCTCACAGCCCGCCCCGACCCAGAGTGGCGCCGTCGGTGAGCGCAACAGCACCATCCTTGGCACCATCATCGACGCCCAGAGCCGGCAGCCCGCGCCCGACGTCGTCGTCACCGCGACCTCGCCGTCGCTGGAAGGGGAGCAGACCGTGGTGACGGACGAGGGGGGCGGCTATCGCATCGCCTTCCTGCCGCCCGGCAGCTACACCCTGCGGTTCGAGAAGGAGCAGTTCAAGCCGTATGCCCGCTCCGACGTCCAGCTGCGGAGCAACCGCACCATCCGGGTGAATGTGGAGCTGCTGCCGGAGAGCCTCGGTGAAGTCGTGGAGATTGTCGGCGCGGCCCCCACCATCGACGTGGGGAGCACGACGACAGGGGTGAGCATCTCGGCCGGTGGCGCCCGCAGAGGCGGCTACTCCGCGCCGGTTGAGCCGGTGGAGCCGGTCATCAACAACTACGTGGGGCTCTCTCCTCCGCCCGGCTGGCAGGCTCCACGGCTGGCGGCGGAGCTCCCCGCCTCGCTCGCTGGCGGCTACGACCTGGCCTTCACCGCGCCGCGCCTGGAGACGGTGCGCAGCGGCCAGTCCGAGCGCACCGTTCCGCTGCTCATCGAGACCTGGCCCGTGCAGGTCGAGCGCCACGTCTTCCCCGCCCTCGCCACGGACGCGTTCCTCGTCGCCCAGCTCAAGAGCCCGTCGCGCGGCGTGCTGCCCGGCGGTGAGGCCTCGCTCTTCGTCGGCGCGGACCCGGCCGGCTCCGCCACCCTGAAGCTCGTCGTCCCGAACGAGCCCTTCACGCTGCCGCTCGGCGTGGACCCCGCGGTGCGCACCGCTCGCAACGTCCGAATCCTCCAGTCCAAGGACGGCTTCATCTCCAAGGACGACATCAACACCTACGAAGTCACGCTGGAGGTGCCCAATCCCTACTCGTTCCCCATGCAGGTGCGCGTGGTGGACCAGTGGCCGCTCAGCCGGGACGGTAAGGTGGAGGTGAAGCTGGTGCGCACGGAGCCCGCCGCCCGCCAGGACGAGAAGACCGGCGAGCTGCAGTGGGACCTGGTGGTGCCTCCCGCCAGCAAGAAGACCGTCACCTTCGAGTACTCCCTGCGCCGTCCGCAGAACTGGCGCCTGACCCAGAGCCCGTGA
- a CDS encoding mucoidy inhibitor MuiA family protein has protein sequence MTLLPLTLVALATTSQISSVVIYPDRAQVTRARTVTCSGATTAVFDHLPTAAARESFRARAAGANLEGLAVDTVTLEQSVAPERAKLEVRGVALDREQEVLKAAAERAKDLERLSQGFTDVAVSRVTGELTGPKPDTRTWASAFDAAMAVRLRAVKETRDVEEKQRALRRRQDEVDTELERLNTLAARSEQRVEVRLSCPEGTQTRVELTYLVGGTSWTPLYEARAEEGSGIVELTSLATVRQATGEDWMGAKLFLSTALPNQDATPPEVSPLYVSAFKRPKERKVLVRRDEQQQHAEAGVGGETEGQGLRVESQGLSVQWEAQEATRVPGDGSAVRVRLGRHRLKADFSWRTVPKLHPVVFRVARLGNTTPFPLLPGPISVFRDTGFLGHQRLGRVAKGAPFELSFGLEEGLRVKRTVVEELQRPEGLFGGKQRFRFVYRFQLTNLRARPEKVELSEHVPVSELDDVKVELEPESTAGYTLAAADGIATWKVPLAPGEQRTVDLAFHVDAPSDYDTGAM, from the coding sequence ATGACCCTGCTGCCCTTGACCCTCGTGGCGCTCGCGACCACGTCCCAGATTTCCTCTGTCGTCATCTACCCGGACCGCGCGCAGGTGACTCGCGCTCGGACGGTGACGTGCTCCGGCGCCACCACCGCCGTGTTCGACCACCTGCCCACGGCGGCGGCGCGGGAGAGCTTCCGCGCCCGCGCCGCCGGCGCCAACCTGGAGGGCCTCGCCGTCGACACGGTGACGCTCGAACAGAGCGTGGCCCCCGAGCGCGCGAAGCTGGAGGTCCGTGGCGTCGCGCTGGACCGCGAGCAGGAAGTGCTGAAGGCCGCCGCCGAGCGGGCGAAGGACCTGGAGCGGCTGTCGCAGGGCTTCACCGACGTGGCGGTGAGCCGCGTGACGGGCGAGCTGACCGGGCCGAAGCCGGACACGCGCACGTGGGCCTCGGCCTTCGATGCGGCAATGGCGGTGCGCCTGCGCGCGGTGAAGGAGACGCGGGACGTCGAGGAGAAGCAGCGCGCGCTCAGGCGGCGGCAGGATGAGGTGGACACGGAGCTGGAGCGCCTGAACACGCTGGCCGCGCGCAGTGAGCAGCGCGTGGAGGTGCGCCTGTCCTGCCCCGAGGGCACGCAGACGCGTGTCGAGTTGACGTACCTGGTGGGTGGCACGTCCTGGACGCCGCTGTACGAGGCCCGCGCGGAGGAGGGCTCGGGCATCGTGGAGCTGACGTCGCTGGCCACCGTGCGCCAGGCCACGGGCGAGGACTGGATGGGGGCGAAGCTCTTCCTCTCCACCGCGCTGCCGAATCAGGACGCCACGCCGCCCGAGGTGTCACCGCTGTACGTCTCCGCCTTCAAGCGGCCGAAGGAGCGCAAGGTGCTGGTGCGGCGCGACGAGCAGCAGCAGCACGCCGAGGCTGGCGTGGGCGGGGAGACGGAGGGCCAGGGCCTGCGCGTCGAGTCCCAGGGTTTGTCGGTGCAGTGGGAGGCGCAGGAGGCGACGCGGGTGCCCGGAGACGGCAGCGCGGTGCGGGTGCGGCTGGGCCGCCACCGGCTCAAGGCGGACTTCTCCTGGCGCACGGTGCCCAAGCTGCACCCGGTGGTCTTCCGCGTGGCGCGGCTGGGCAACACCACGCCCTTCCCGCTGCTGCCCGGGCCCATCAGCGTCTTCCGTGACACGGGCTTCCTGGGGCACCAGCGGCTGGGGCGCGTTGCGAAGGGTGCGCCCTTCGAGCTCTCCTTCGGTCTGGAGGAGGGGCTGCGCGTGAAGCGCACGGTGGTGGAGGAGCTGCAGCGTCCCGAGGGGCTCTTTGGCGGCAAGCAGCGCTTCCGCTTCGTCTACCGCTTCCAGCTCACCAACCTCCGCGCGAGGCCCGAGAAGGTGGAGCTGTCCGAGCATGTGCCGGTGTCCGAGCTGGACGACGTGAAGGTGGAGCTGGAGCCGGAGTCCACGGCGGGCTACACGCTCGCGGCGGCGGATGGCATCGCGACGTGGAAGGTGCCGCTGGCGCCGGGTGAGCAGCGCACGGTGGACCTGGCCTTCCACGTGGACGCGCCCTCCGACTACGACACCGGGGCGATGTAG
- a CDS encoding class I SAM-dependent methyltransferase, whose product MSRDTQEEGVRQVYGEIAPAYEALFPVLHRYEDRVERFLAEAVTPGCRVLDVGCGPGLHTRGLEASVTVVGTDLSPEMLELARRARPGAWHLHSYHQPIPVEWGRFNVALAIGCLDFCEDLPRVLGQLAAALEPGGRMLFTVLERRPGLEGHEAPTRDVQTAGPIVALHLYSFEETVRAVTGAGLLPRAYVHAPGWVHLTEQRTMWFGWWDVERR is encoded by the coding sequence ATGTCCCGGGACACGCAGGAAGAGGGAGTGCGGCAGGTCTACGGGGAAATCGCGCCGGCCTACGAGGCGCTCTTCCCCGTGCTGCACCGGTATGAGGACCGGGTGGAGCGCTTCCTCGCGGAGGCGGTGACTCCCGGCTGCCGGGTGCTCGACGTGGGCTGCGGGCCGGGGCTGCACACTCGCGGACTTGAAGCCTCCGTCACCGTGGTGGGGACGGACCTGTCACCGGAGATGCTGGAGCTGGCGCGGCGTGCACGGCCCGGTGCGTGGCACCTGCACAGCTACCACCAGCCGATTCCAGTCGAGTGGGGCCGCTTCAACGTGGCGCTGGCGATTGGCTGCCTGGACTTCTGTGAGGACCTGCCGCGCGTCCTGGGCCAGCTCGCCGCTGCGCTGGAGCCTGGCGGGCGAATGCTCTTCACGGTGCTGGAGCGGAGGCCCGGGCTCGAAGGGCACGAGGCGCCCACGCGCGACGTGCAGACCGCAGGCCCCATCGTGGCGCTGCACCTGTACTCCTTCGAGGAGACCGTTCGGGCCGTGACGGGCGCGGGACTGCTGCCCCGCGCGTATGTGCACGCGCCCGGCTGGGTCCACCTCACGGAGCAACGGACGATGTGGTTCGGCTGGTGGGATGTGGAGCGGCGGTAG
- a CDS encoding zinc ribbon domain-containing protein: MSMIQFTRNYTDRSNDYGFQFEFFCDKCGNGHMSPFIASKVGVATGLLRAAGSFFGGTIGRAAHAGTHLKDALRGQGWDEAYAEAVEAGKQHFKNCTRCGKWVCPQSCWNEGRGLCEACAPDLGEEAASIQAHVAVEQAREKARTVDHVATLDMKATRMAACPHCHAKVEGGKFCGECGKPLTAQKVGCGKCGTEIPERAKFCPECGTPRSG, translated from the coding sequence ATGTCGATGATTCAGTTCACCCGGAACTACACGGACCGCTCGAACGACTACGGCTTCCAGTTCGAGTTCTTCTGCGACAAGTGCGGCAACGGGCACATGTCGCCCTTCATCGCGAGCAAGGTGGGCGTGGCCACGGGGCTTCTCCGTGCGGCGGGCTCCTTCTTTGGCGGGACGATTGGGCGCGCGGCGCACGCGGGCACGCACCTGAAGGACGCGCTGCGCGGGCAGGGCTGGGACGAGGCCTACGCGGAGGCGGTGGAGGCCGGGAAGCAGCACTTCAAGAACTGCACGCGGTGCGGGAAGTGGGTGTGCCCGCAGTCGTGCTGGAACGAGGGACGCGGCCTGTGCGAGGCGTGCGCGCCGGACCTCGGCGAGGAGGCCGCCTCCATCCAGGCGCACGTGGCGGTGGAGCAGGCGCGCGAGAAGGCGCGCACGGTGGACCACGTGGCGACGCTGGATATGAAGGCGACGCGGATGGCGGCGTGCCCGCACTGCCACGCGAAGGTGGAGGGCGGGAAGTTCTGTGGTGAGTGCGGCAAGCCGCTGACGGCGCAGAAGGTAGGCTGCGGCAAGTGCGGCACGGAGATTCCGGAGCGCGCGAAGTTCTGCCCGGAGTGCGGCACGCCTCGGAGCGGGTGA